The Sulfurospirillum oryzae genome includes a region encoding these proteins:
- a CDS encoding thioredoxin family protein — translation MKKKIVLAVLALFLAGFCEAKEPNAFSWKQSNEVSSILDATAYAQIVPQIRKSPMLIEFGSTSCASCVEMGKLLYRVKQEYPQSAIYFVEVHSDQQATRDYRIQMIPTQIYLDAKGGESYRHIGIVSYEQLIANLKAEKIIF, via the coding sequence ATGAAAAAAAAGATTGTTTTAGCTGTGCTAGCCCTCTTCTTAGCAGGGTTTTGTGAGGCTAAAGAGCCTAATGCTTTTTCGTGGAAACAGAGCAATGAAGTTTCGAGTATATTGGATGCAACTGCTTATGCCCAGATTGTTCCACAGATCAGGAAAAGCCCAATGCTCATAGAGTTTGGCTCTACCAGTTGTGCTTCGTGTGTTGAGATGGGAAAATTGCTATACCGTGTTAAACAAGAGTATCCGCAAAGTGCTATTTACTTTGTAGAGGTTCATAGCGATCAACAAGCAACGCGTGATTATAGGATACAGATGATTCCCACACAAATCTATCTTGATGCTAAGGGTGGTGAATCTTATAGACACATTGGGATCGTAAGTTATGAGCAGTTAATCGCAAATCTCAAAGCAGAGAAAATTATTTTTTAA
- a CDS encoding cytochrome c biogenesis CcdA family protein: MNLEQMLIELTSEFGAWAIFASFGIGLLTSLAPCSIITLPLLAGSALGLSGDLSPKQKRVFIYQYSLLFVLGLVVSFSLLMLLVSKMGIMLSVAPFWAYLLASFATFCVVAYALGFIQTFDKDKVARKFLRLKFFGAVIIGLIFGLVSTPCASAPLVAIITIASQSGWVYSYALVLAFALGHGMLLLVAGTSLGFTQSVVSSQKISRVSRFINGFFIVLLAGIGFYFLYQTYLVF, translated from the coding sequence ATGAATTTGGAGCAGATGCTTATTGAGCTGACCTCAGAGTTTGGGGCATGGGCGATTTTTGCATCATTTGGCATTGGTCTTTTAACCTCTTTGGCTCCGTGTTCTATCATTACCTTGCCTCTGCTTGCGGGTAGTGCGCTTGGTTTGTCGGGCGATTTAAGCCCAAAACAAAAAAGAGTTTTTATTTACCAATACTCACTACTTTTTGTTTTGGGTTTGGTTGTCAGTTTTTCACTGTTGATGCTGTTGGTTTCTAAGATGGGCATAATGCTCTCTGTCGCTCCTTTTTGGGCGTATTTACTTGCTTCGTTTGCGACATTTTGCGTTGTTGCGTATGCCCTTGGGTTTATTCAAACATTTGATAAAGACAAAGTTGCACGTAAGTTTTTAAGGCTCAAATTTTTTGGCGCTGTGATCATCGGGCTGATTTTTGGGCTGGTAAGCACTCCGTGCGCATCTGCTCCTCTGGTTGCTATCATCACCATCGCCTCTCAAAGCGGTTGGGTTTATTCGTACGCACTTGTTTTGGCGTTTGCCTTAGGGCATGGCATGTTGCTATTAGTGGCGGGAACCTCACTCGGATTTACGCAAAGTGTGGTTTCGAGTCAAAAAATAAGCAGGGTGAGCCGCTTTATCAACGGCTTTTTTATCGTGCTTTTGGCGGGAATTGGTTTTTACTTTCTCTACCAAACGTATCTTGTATTTTAG
- a CDS encoding arsenate reductase ArsC yields the protein MKKVLILCTGNSCRSIIAEALVNAHLKGIEAYSAGVRATGKVNAYAKKVLEEEGIWKESYHSKTLDEVIDMDFDLVVTVCDHAKESCPMFPRPIPKIHVGFSDPDGKDYGAFILTCKAIQAELLPIIEEKLL from the coding sequence ATGAAAAAAGTACTGATTTTATGTACGGGAAACAGTTGCCGAAGTATCATCGCAGAAGCACTTGTAAACGCGCATCTTAAAGGCATTGAGGCTTATAGTGCGGGCGTTCGTGCTACGGGCAAAGTGAACGCTTATGCTAAAAAAGTGCTTGAGGAAGAGGGTATATGGAAAGAGAGCTATCACTCCAAAACGCTGGATGAGGTGATAGATATGGACTTTGATTTGGTGGTTACTGTCTGTGACCATGCTAAAGAGAGTTGCCCGATGTTTCCTCGTCCCATTCCTAAAATTCATGTCGGATTTTCTGATCCTGATGGTAAAGATTATGGGGCGTTTATTCTTACATGTAAAGCGATACAGGCTGAACTTTTACCGATCATTGAAGAAAAACTTTTATGA
- a CDS encoding sigma-54-dependent transcriptional regulator yields MKIAIIDDQQEIRYSVAKILQRNHHTPLQFNGEEFELSLIIEEQGVELLIVDVMLGENLTGIDLIKQFKKAGIQLPIILMTAYTTPTNMIEASKIGIKDILQKPFDEAQLLELVGKYMHTSSKEKSAKKPIKQGEEAFVGSYETMKEIYKKIGIAANNDLSVLIYGETGTGKELIANLIHTNSTHSEHPFIAVNCASIPKDLFESQLFGHEKGSFTSADKQHIGFAELAGEGTLFLDEIGELDIELQSKLLRFLETKKFRRVGGSKELNFEGRIISATNANLKAHIQKSTFREDLYFRLSMLTITMPSLKERIQDIPILCEHFIAKANRDLKTTITSISEEALVKLARHHWRGNIRELRNTIYSACLNASDDMIKADDIKEFEETEDIQKQLHKFCLAYLQKEGVEKAHDLEQTLQKTFLHVSFSLCPNITQLSTILDISRNTLKKQLREFGIYEGEEEK; encoded by the coding sequence ATGAAAATTGCTATTATTGATGACCAGCAAGAGATTCGCTACTCGGTTGCTAAAATTTTACAGCGCAATCACCATACACCGTTGCAGTTTAACGGCGAAGAGTTTGAACTCTCTTTAATCATCGAAGAGCAAGGTGTTGAGCTTTTAATTGTCGATGTGATGCTTGGCGAAAATCTTACAGGCATTGATCTGATCAAACAGTTTAAAAAAGCAGGCATTCAACTTCCTATCATTTTGATGACAGCGTATACCACGCCTACGAATATGATTGAAGCGTCCAAAATTGGCATTAAAGACATTTTGCAAAAGCCTTTTGATGAGGCGCAACTTTTAGAATTGGTTGGAAAATACATGCACACTTCAAGCAAAGAGAAGAGTGCTAAAAAGCCTATAAAACAAGGGGAAGAGGCGTTTGTAGGTTCGTATGAAACGATGAAAGAGATTTACAAGAAGATTGGCATCGCCGCCAATAATGACCTCTCTGTGCTTATTTACGGTGAAACAGGAACGGGTAAAGAGCTTATCGCCAATCTGATTCATACCAACTCGACTCATAGTGAACACCCCTTTATTGCCGTGAATTGCGCTTCCATCCCTAAAGATCTTTTTGAGAGTCAGCTTTTTGGGCATGAGAAAGGCTCTTTTACGAGCGCCGATAAACAGCACATCGGTTTTGCTGAACTTGCAGGGGAGGGAACACTTTTTTTAGACGAGATTGGAGAACTCGACATTGAGCTTCAAAGCAAACTGCTGCGTTTTTTGGAGACGAAGAAGTTTAGACGCGTTGGAGGCTCTAAAGAGCTTAATTTTGAAGGACGCATCATCAGTGCGACCAATGCCAATCTTAAAGCGCATATTCAAAAATCAACGTTTAGGGAAGATCTTTACTTTCGCCTCTCGATGCTCACGATTACGATGCCATCTTTAAAAGAGCGCATTCAAGATATTCCTATTTTGTGTGAGCATTTTATTGCCAAAGCTAACCGTGATCTTAAAACGACCATTACATCTATTTCCGAAGAGGCGTTGGTTAAACTTGCACGTCATCATTGGAGAGGAAACATTAGGGAGCTGCGCAATACTATCTACAGTGCCTGCTTAAATGCCAGTGATGACATGATCAAAGCGGATGACATCAAAGAGTTTGAAGAGACAGAAGATATACAGAAACAGCTGCATAAATTTTGCCTAGCGTATTTACAAAAGGAAGGGGTTGAAAAAGCCCATGATTTGGAGCAAACCTTGCAAAAAACCTTTTTACATGTAAGCTTTTCGCTTTGCCCAAACATCACACAGCTTTCCACCATACTCGATATTTCTCGCAATACACTCAAAAAACAGCTTAGAGAATTTGGTATTTATGAAGGGGAAGAAGAGAAGTAA